A single genomic interval of Mesoplodon densirostris isolate mMesDen1 chromosome 8, mMesDen1 primary haplotype, whole genome shotgun sequence harbors:
- the LOC132494893 gene encoding LOW QUALITY PROTEIN: phosphoethanolamine/phosphocholine phosphatase-like (The sequence of the model RefSeq protein was modified relative to this genomic sequence to represent the inferred CDS: deleted 2 bases in 1 codon): protein MGMGGKWRERPRCTAFTDPLDWKHSLSRDTPPLPLLPTLQEKLRGPVPLSSEGLFGDHKRIWSLRTKQVEDSGMAAPGAPCFLLTFDLDETIVDENSDDSVVRAAAGQRLPESLRATLREGFYKEYMQRVFQYLGEQGVQPRDLRAIYEAIPLSPGTGELLQFVAKQGACFEVILTLDANTFGVESALRAAGHHGLFCRIFSNPSGPDPWGLLALRPFHAHSCARCPANMCQHKVLSDYLREQAHDGLPFEHLFYVSDGANDFCPMGLLAGGDVAFPLHHYPMHRLMQEAQKAEPSSFRTRVVPWETSAEVRLHLHQVLRTWPAGATRAGRGPSAR, encoded by the exons ATGGGGATGGGGGGCAAGTGGAGGGAACGGCCCAGATGCACAGCATTCACGGACCCTCTGGACTGGAAGCACTC ACTCAGCCGGGACACACCTCCGCTGCCGCTGCTCCCCACCCTGCAGGAGAAGCTCAGAGGTCCTGTCCCCCTTTCCTCTGAGGGACTCTTTGGTGACCACAAAAGGATTTGGTCGCTCAGGACAAAGCAGGTGGAGGACAGCGGGATGGCTGCGCCCGGCGCGCCATGCTTCCTCCTGACCTTCGACTTGGACGAGACTATCGTGGACGAAAACAGCGACGACTCCGTTGTG CGTGCCGCGGCGGGCCAGCGGCTGcctgagagcctgcgtgccaccttGCGCGAGGGCTTCTACAAGGAGTACATGCAGCGCGTCTTCCAGTACCTGGGCGAGCAGGGCGTGCAGCCGCGGGACCTGCGCGCCATCTACGAGGCCATCCCCCTGTCGCCCGGCACGGGCGAGCTGCTGCAGTTTGTGGCCAAGCAGGGCGCCTGCTTTGAGGTTATTCTCACCTTAGACGCCAACACCTTTGGCGTGGAGAGTGCGCTGCGCGCCGCCGGCCACCACGGCCTGTTCTGCCGCATCTTCAGCAACCCGTCGGGGCCCGACCCTTGGGGGCTGCTGGCGTTGCGGCCCTTCCACGCGCACAGCTGCGCTCGCTGCCCCGCCAACATGTGCCAGCACAAGGTGCTCAGCGACTATCTGCGCGAGCAGGCCCACGACGGCCTGCCCTTCGAGCACCTTTTCTACGTGAGCGACGGCGCCAACGACTTCTGCCCCATGGGGCTGCTGGCAGGCGGCGACGTGGCCTTCCCGCTCCACCACTACCCCATGCACCGCCTTATGCAGGAGGCGCAGAAGGCCGAGCCCAGCTCCTTCCGCACCAGGGTGGTGCCCTGGGAAACCTCCGCCGAAGTGCGCCTACACCTGCATCAGGTGCTGAGGACGTGGCCTGCAGGGGCCAcccgggcggggagggg TCCCTCGGCCCGCTAG